Genomic DNA from Gimesia aquarii:
TCTTTGACAAGTTGAGTTGTCTGCTCTGAGATGACATGTGGTCCTGCGCTTAATAATGTCGCTTCCCCGTTTAATTTCTGTGCAATAATTTGTGGTATCGTATTTCCATCAAAGGGAGGACGGCCTGTCAGCATATGATACATCGTTGCTCCTAAAGCGTAGATATCGGAGCGATGATCAATTTCTTGGCCGTTGATTTGCTCTGGAGACATATAGTGCGGACTACCGACAGACGCATTCGCGGCCGTTAATCGAGTCTGTATGTTCTGATCTTGTGTGAGAAATGCCAGTCCGAAGTCAGCAATCTTAATCATGGGGACGCCTGGGGGCAGTGGAAACCATTCCGGTGGTTCGATCAGTAACAAGTTTGCTGGCTTGATATCTCGATGAACGATGCCGTGTTGTTTCGCATGTGACAACCCAGAAGCGACTTGGCGAATGATCCCGAGGGTCGTTGCTTCGTCCAGGTACTCTCGCTGCATTATCAGCTTTTCGACATCTTTACCATCAACAAACTCCATTGCCAGAAATAATCTGTTATCATGCTGGCCAAAATCATAAGCTGCGATGATATTCGGATGCTTGAGCCGGGCGACGGTGACTGCTTCTCTCTCGAAGCGGCTGGCCATGTTCGGATTACCCATCTGACTGACGAGTACCGTCTTTAGTGCTACGATCCGGTCTAAACTAAGTTGCTTGGCACGGTAAACAACACCCATGCCTCCTTTTCCCAGCACACCGAGAATTTTATAGTCTGGTATAATTTCCGTCGAGTGGAGCAGTGTTTGAACGATATCGATTTCTACATTATCGAGCAATCCTTTTTGCAGGATCATTTGTGTGGGATGAGAATTTCCAGCGGCAAATTCTTCAGTTAGATCCTGGGCCATCTCTGTCGATATGAAGTTCAGCTTGGCAGCAATGGAAAAGAATTCCCGATCATCTTGCGGTGGCTCTTCAGATGACATTATTTGCTCGGTTTGTCTTCAGTAGCTGGTTTATTAGAATTGAGTTTGTCGAGCTGCTCAAGCATCGCTTTGATAGAAGGACGGTCAGCTAAAGTAGAACCAACATAGGCGAAACGGATTTGTCCCTGTGGATCTAGGATGTAAGTTGCCGGCTTTGATAGCTGGCGCTGAATCCCCAGTTGGTTGACCGCTTTTAGTTCAATGTCGAATAAGACCGGAAACGGTACAGGCGTCTCTGGTGATGAGAGTTTCTTACGTGTAACAGCGAGAAACTCATCCCAACGCGGGATGTCGGTATCACTACTCAATGGATAGACAACGACAACTTCAGTATTTCGATCGGCAAAGCTCTCATAATTGGAAATAAGACGCGAAGTTTGTGTGGAACAGTAGGGGCAGATCGTGCCTCCAAAACCGCGCGTAAAAACCAGGACTAGATTTTTATTACCAAGAAATTTACTAAGTTGGACCGGCTTACCATCAGTATCGATGAACTCAAGTCCGGCAAAACTTTGTTCGACAGAAGCATTAGACTCAACAGCATCTTTAAATTCGATGTCGTTCACATCGCCGTAGCCTCCGTAACCACCATATCCATAGGATGCAGTCTGGTTACTAGCCGGTTTGGGACTGTTGACAGGGGCAGGAGTATCGCTGCATCCAACCAACTGAAGGCAGATACTGGCTAACACAATCTTCCTAACACAACAGAATGTCGACATGAGCATTTTTCCTTGTGTGCCGAACAGAGCCAGCACTCCTTAACTCCCCATTCTTTATGGTTTTAAATCATCTGCAATTGATAATAACAGAATGATATCGTAAGTCAATCTCATGCCTGAAACGGCTTGTTTTCTGATTGTTTCTCACTGAAAATGAATTCGTAGCCAATTTGGATCTGAAATCTCGGCACACATACACAATTCAAGGGATTAGAACGGAATCTTTCTCTATAATATAAAATATTCAATATCTCCAAAATAGTTTCTATCAATGATTAAAGTGACGTCAGATATTTCAGGAGCGCGTTAAGTTCAACCTCGGTCAAGGTGCGATTCGTTTGATGCTTGTATTTCGTAAAAACATCTTTTAGTGTCAGAGCCCTCCCATCATGAAAGAACGACGTTTGCCGACCGACGTTACGTAATGAAGGAGGATTGAATCGCGTATTCCCAACCGAGTCCTTCAAGCCTACATCGTATGACGCAGTTGAAGTGTATAATGGTGGCACGTGGCAGCGCTTGCAATCCAACGTCTGAAACAATTGGCGACCGCGATTGATAATGGTTTCATTTGGGGCGGTTCTCAATTCAGTGAGCACAAGGGGAAGTGTCAGTGTATTCAAGTAGGCGACGAGATCAGCCACTTGCTTTTCAGAGGGAGCTGTCCCCTGCATGGTTTTCTGAATCGAATTTTTCACTTGTTGTGAAAGAGTCTGTACCTTTCCATCCCATGCCCAAGGTCCTGTTTCTCCTACTCCGAGCAGGGACAGTACACGCTTCGGTGCGCCAAAAGAACCGTCGCTTAAGTTGTCATTCAATTGGCCATTCGAGTGGCCATCTGTGTGGCAGCTGTGACAACTCATCCAGCCATCATGTGAAAGTTGGCTGTCGAAAAACAGCATTTCTCCTCGTTCGGCAGGACTCAATTCTCGCTGAGGCCCCAAAGAGACTCGCTCGATTTGCTTTATGTTATTCCTGTCAATGATGGAAATGGAATCCGAAAAATGATTAGCGACGAGCAGGTGCCCATCAGACGATGAAATGGCAGCAACGGGATGTCGTCCAACGGCTACCCGCTCGAAGTCAAAACGATTTGTGTCGTTACTGATCGCAATTTCATTCACACCGGAAAGTACGACAATTAATTTCCCTTTCGGCGTGATGTAAATTGGTCCCGGATCTCCAGCTGCTCTGCCTGGCTCACCCAGGTGAATTACTTCACGTTGTTTCAACACGTCGGCTTGTGAATGACAGAGATCATCAAGAGACAATGAAACCAGTAGATTAGAGAGCATATTGCCCCAGTGCACATCATCGCGCGTGGATCGCGCGAGTGAGTTCAGTTCCTGTTGTGCTATCAGTACTCGTTTTCCATCATTGCTGATCGCCAATCCTCGTATATTGTGACCAGGGATTTTCTTTGTGACGGTCAATTTCAAGTTATTCGTATCAACTATAGCCAATTTATTTTGAAAAGTGCCCGCAACAATCAACTTCTTTCTCTCTTTAACCAGGCACATTTTGTGGGGTTCGAAAGAGATCTGAAGCTTAGCTGTGATATTTTTCTGAGAGAGTGGTTTGTGATCGATTCTTGACAGGTCGACCGTTGTCACAGTTCGTGACCATAACGATGCGATGAAGCAACGTTTTATCGTACGGTCTACCTGTAGTTGGATGGGATACTGGGCGATGTCCAGTCTTGAAACAACTTTCCAATGAGTCCCTTGACCTGCCAGTAGCACCAGTTGGTGATTCTTTTCATCTAATGTCAAGAGATGAGTGTCGTCAAGTATGGCCAGATCTGTGAGTCGTCCTCCAACATCAATTTCTTTGGCTACCGACAAGGCTGCTGCATCAATTATTGTAATGCTGCCACTATTTTGATTTGCGACATACAACCATTTATGATTGTCTGAAGCTGTTAATGACACAGGTCGTCTGAGCCGACGCTCCAATTCTGCAGCGTCGGAATGCCATCCTGTGGTTGTCATTAGCAGGAGTAAGATCATGAATCGGAGGTGATACATTTTATGATCCAGAAGTAGCCTTGTTCACTCTTCGCTTTGTAGTAGCAGAGGGAACTTGAGTATGGTCATTTTTTAGAGCTTCAATCGCCTTTTCAAATAATGGTGGTAATGTAGTAAGTCTCTTACTATTTCCACCCCTTCTCACTATGTTTGAATTAACAATGCTAGGGGGAAGAGGATGGTCGGGTAGTATGAAACCAGATTTCATCTTTAGCTTTGATGTCTTCTCGAAGGTGTGACTCACTGAAGGCAATGAGCGAAAACGAGGAGTGAGGAGTGTCGTTCCATCACCACGTTGCATCAAGGCAGTCGCCATGACAATTTTATCATTTCGGTTCGGAAGGGAGACGGTCGACCTGACATAAGTCTGGCCAGAAGTTGGTTCACCAACCACAATTGCCCGTTTATTATCTTGTAAAGCAGCAGTCAGGAATACATGACTAGAACTTGTGTATTTATTGACCAGCACGACCAGTGGTATGCTTTGGAAAAGAGCCCCTGGACGCGCTTCGTGTTTTTGGGTTGAGTCCAAAGACTGAATATGTCCGATAACCCCGCCGTCTAAAAAACTATCAGCGACGATGATCGTATCATGCAGGATGCCACTACCTGATCTGAGATCCAGAATGATTCCTTTGATGTTTTCTTTACGGAGCTTATTTTCAATCTGACGTAACTCATGTAATGTGCTGGGGCCGATACGCCTGAAGCGGAAGAGAGCGATATCCCTGGCTGTATCGAGAGTATATTGCCACTCTCCTTCAGAGATCTTTCGAGAACCTTCGACCGTGGGAATAAACACGCGACCGCGTGTCATTGTTACTTTGTGCGAAACCTGGGAACCAGGCTGTCGAATAGAAATTGTTACTTCGGAGCCCGCTTCGCCTCGCAGATGTTGAATCACGTGTGTCAGAGCTTTCGATTTCATGGATTTATCATTTACTTTAAGGATTAAGGTACCAGGCTTAATACCTGCTTTCCATGCTGGACCATTATAGATTACAGAGGGGATTGCTGGGTAACCTTCATGTTGATTCAGACTGATCGCGATACCGACGCCCACGTAACGATTGGCGGCAAGTTGTTCTTGTACCCTGTTGTTTTTTGCACCAATTAAATGCGCTCCACAGGGCAGAGAACTCAACACCCCTTTTGTGAGAATCGCTTCCAGATTCTGTTCTTTACCGAACTCGGCACTAACGTCCTTTAAGAACGCTATGAATTGGTCTGATGTTGTCAAATTAGAAATACGTTGACTTAATCCTTTAGGGACTTGACGGTTGTCAGCGTAGTAAATTGCTTTGACCCCGGCTAGGATCATCTCTTGCCGCGTCGGCGGATCAATGTGTTGTTGTAAAACAACATCAGTGATCGTCAGAATGCGTTCCTCTAATGACTTGGGATTACGAGATGTGTTTTCTGGATTTTCGGTAAAAGCAAATACGCCGTTTGAAATGAAGCCTACAGCTAAAATGAGTACACAGCACTGTTTTTGAGTCATTATTTGTGCTCCTTTTGTGGCAAGCCTACGTGAAATTATTCCAATGCGCGCCATTGCGGAAAGGTTTCGAGATACGACCAGCGAAAATTTTTCTGCTTACGGTATTTCATATCGCGGTTAGCCAGTTGTTCTTTGACAAACGCATCGACGTTTTTCTGATCGAGAAAAGGATCTCGAGTGCGTTCCTGTAGATCAATGAGAGCTTTGATGAGTCGCGATTTAATCTCAGCATGTGCGGGATCATCGGCCAGGTTATTCCACTCGTACGGATCTTTCTGCAGATCGTACAATTCATAACGCGGCGGTCGCGACCAGAGCGCAAATGCCTGCTTCACAGATTCATTTGCTGTCGACTGGTCTTTGGCTGTCGCACCCGAAATAACAAAATGTGGGTGTGTTTCGTCAAGATAGCTACCCGCATCGAGGTTTTCTGTACCAGGTCTCGGACTTGAGATTAATTTATAGCGCGCATCTCGCAGAGAATGCTGGATGAAAGAGTTTCGAGGAAAAGAACCGGTCGTGAAACCGAAGAGGTATTGACGCCACTGAGACGGTTTGGAGTTGATAAGCAAAGGTTTTAAATCCCAGCCAGGTAGATTTGTGGGCGCTTTGATACTTGCGGCTTTCAGTGCTGTCGGCAGTATATCGATGGTGGAAATGAGTTCCTTTCGAACTTGCCCCGCTTTTGCCACTCCGGGCCAGCGAATAATAAGAGGGACACGCAGACCACCCTCGTAAACGGTTCCTTTGCCGCGGGGGAATTGGGCGCCATGATCACCGAAATAAAAGACAATGGTGTTAGCTGACTGCCCGGATTTATCCAATTCGAAAAGCAACAAGCCTACGCCCTCGTCAAGCCGTGCGAGACAGTTATAATAATTCGCCACCTGTTTGCGCAGTCTCGGTGTATTCACACCCACCCAGGGCATGGGTTTCACATCCTTCTCTGAAACAGGTTTCGTTGGGCGTCCGTTAATCTTTCGAATGAATGGTAAGTGAGCATCAGGGAAGTTTACAGAAAGAAACCATGGTTTGCCTTTGGATGCTACGAAAAATGCAGCCGCCTCTTTAGCGTAATCTGTGACAGTCTGTTTGCGATTAAAATTCGCCCCGCGTATTGTGTGCGTATCGAAGGGAAATGCCGATTCAGGATTCACATGTAGTTTCCCAATCAATCCAGTATGATAACCGTTTGATTTAAGTAGAGTCACAAAGTTTGGTATGTCCGAATTGTAAGTTGCAAACTTATGGGTTGCTAAACCGATCTGACCATTCTGATGAGGATACAGTCCGGTCAGAAAACAGGCACGTGAGGGGGAGCAGACCGAGTAAGGTACAAACGCGTTCTCAAAGCGAACACCTTCTGAAGCCAATCGATCCAGATGTGGTGTTTGGGCATAAGGATCTCCATAACACCCCAACTCAGGCCCGTTGTCTTCAGAAACAATCAGTAGAATATTTGGTGGCGTTGCCGCAATCGAAACAACAGGTGAACTATAGAATAAACAAAACGTAAATCTCAAGAAAAACTTAATGAGTTTCTCATTTTTATTGCGACGATACATTGTGGTCTTTTCCAGATTGAAACTACATTTTGCTCAAATTTATTGGTATTTTTTGTGTATTTAAGAATTTGTAGAAAATGATGTCACCTACCAAAGCCTAATGGTCTCTAGTGTATAATGTGAACACTTACCACGAAAGGCTTATTATGAAATCAATCAATTCTAACGACTTGAAAGAGATAACCGACGCCAAACTCATTCAGCTTTCCGGGCAAGGCGATCAAAATGCCTATGGTCAGATTGTTGAACGCTACCAGTCGCTTGTTTGTTCTGTCGCATACAACCGCTGTGGTAATCTCGCGCAAAGTGAAGATCTGGCTCAAGATGCCTTCATTTTAGCCTGGCAAAAACTGAGCGACTTGAAAGACATCAGTAAATTCAAGGCCTGGATCTGCACGATCGTCCGTAATCTGGCTAATCGATCGTCACAACGACCAGGACGTAGCGTTACCCGCGCAACACATCTCGATGCGGTTCCTGATATTCCTGCAGAAACAGAATCTCCGAGTGAGCGAGCAGTGAGCGTGGAAGAAGAAAAGTTGGCATGGCAAGCTTTGGCTGATATACCTGAGACGTATCGTGAGCCGTTAGTTCTGTTCTATCGTGAAGAGCAATCGGTCGCGCGTGTGGCAGAAGCATTGGACCTGTCCGAGGATGCCGTGAAGCAGCGATTATCGCGAGGCCGGAAAATGGTACAACAACATCTGGCAGCGGTTGTTGCATCGGCACTCTCCGATTCGAAACCGACAAAACTGTTTACAGGAGCTGTTTTGTTAGGACTGTCAGGAGCAGTGACAAAGCCAGCGGCCGCGGCTGGGGTTACAACCGCGACGACAACTGTGGCAAAAACAGTGACTGATACAGTAGTGAAATCCGCTGTGGGTGCTGGGGCAGCGAGTGGATGGAGTAGTCTTTTTCTAGGCCCACTTTTGAATCTGCCCGTGATCGCATGGTTAACCAAGCTGGCAGTTGATGAAACTCGTTCAGAACGCGAGCGAGAATTGTTGCGGCGTGGTTTCTTGTTCGCGTTTTGTGGTCTTCTGGCCCTTATTGCAGCTCTTGTATCGTCGATTTGGTGGCAGCAATACATCGAGCCTCCCTCATTGCGTGCGATGATCCCAGCTACGATGATGGTTTTGTTTTTAATACCCTGGGTTCTGTATTGTCGGAAAATGGGAAAACAAATCGAACGTATTCGTAAAGAAGAGGGAATTGATACTCCATTAAGGCCGCTAATCGAATCGGGTCAAAATGGATCAATTGTCTTTAAAATATTCGGAGTCTTCTGTCTCAGCGCGCTATTGGTGATGACGATTCCCGCCATCTTGCCACTGATAGCAAAAGATTGGCTGATCTTAGCAGTGATGGCAATCTCAGCGATTTGCGTCAGTTTCATTGCGGCCCAACTGAGCCAGCGCTTTCCAAAGTACTCATTTCAGTTATACGGAACGAGTAATGGTGTCACAGCACTGATAGCGATTGGGATTGTGTTTTGGAGATGGAATGTTTGGCAACCATCATTTGCTAATTTCATGTTATGGTTTGTGAGTGTTATATCAGCCGTAAATCTAGTTTCCATAATTTTAACCACTATTGCCTGGAAAAGGGTCTATGGTAAACCAAAGTCGTCGGGTGGAAAAATTTAAGGTTCTCCTACATGCGATTTCTCTTGAATACTACGCTTACTATGATTCATCAGTATAAAAGCGAAGTTCGAAGGATGCTTACTGTGTGTTGTTATGAAAGGTCTTTGCAATCTGAAGAGAAACTTTTTTCGTATGATTGTAGAGCCACTGAGTTCCTACTTGACGAAACGAAAATTTATCGTGAAGTGAACGAGATGGTTTATTTAATGGAACGATATTGTATTCACACGCAATGTATGGGATTCGCTCTTCTTGAGCGAAATGAAACAGATCCTCGTACAGAATCGAGCCAAGCATCAGACCTCGGTAGTTACGATCTATAACAATTCGATCAATGTACAGAAAAGATTTATATCTTGAAGCAAACCAGTCAAAATTATCATTCACATAACCGCAATCGTTTCTCATAACAAGCAAAAAGCCGGCAAGTATTTTGTCGACCATTGCA
This window encodes:
- a CDS encoding RNA polymerase sigma factor: MKSINSNDLKEITDAKLIQLSGQGDQNAYGQIVERYQSLVCSVAYNRCGNLAQSEDLAQDAFILAWQKLSDLKDISKFKAWICTIVRNLANRSSQRPGRSVTRATHLDAVPDIPAETESPSERAVSVEEEKLAWQALADIPETYREPLVLFYREEQSVARVAEALDLSEDAVKQRLSRGRKMVQQHLAAVVASALSDSKPTKLFTGAVLLGLSGAVTKPAAAAGVTTATTTVAKTVTDTVVKSAVGAGAASGWSSLFLGPLLNLPVIAWLTKLAVDETRSERERELLRRGFLFAFCGLLALIAALVSSIWWQQYIEPPSLRAMIPATMMVLFLIPWVLYCRKMGKQIERIRKEEGIDTPLRPLIESGQNGSIVFKIFGVFCLSALLVMTIPAILPLIAKDWLILAVMAISAICVSFIAAQLSQRFPKYSFQLYGTSNGVTALIAIGIVFWRWNVWQPSFANFMLWFVSVISAVNLVSIILTTIAWKRVYGKPKSSGGKI
- a CDS encoding cytochrome c peroxidase — protein: MYHLRFMILLLLMTTTGWHSDAAELERRLRRPVSLTASDNHKWLYVANQNSGSITIIDAAALSVAKEIDVGGRLTDLAILDDTHLLTLDEKNHQLVLLAGQGTHWKVVSRLDIAQYPIQLQVDRTIKRCFIASLWSRTVTTVDLSRIDHKPLSQKNITAKLQISFEPHKMCLVKERKKLIVAGTFQNKLAIVDTNNLKLTVTKKIPGHNIRGLAISNDGKRVLIAQQELNSLARSTRDDVHWGNMLSNLLVSLSLDDLCHSQADVLKQREVIHLGEPGRAAGDPGPIYITPKGKLIVVLSGVNEIAISNDTNRFDFERVAVGRHPVAAISSSDGHLLVANHFSDSISIIDRNNIKQIERVSLGPQRELSPAERGEMLFFDSQLSHDGWMSCHSCHTDGHSNGQLNDNLSDGSFGAPKRVLSLLGVGETGPWAWDGKVQTLSQQVKNSIQKTMQGTAPSEKQVADLVAYLNTLTLPLVLTELRTAPNETIINRGRQLFQTLDCKRCHVPPLYTSTASYDVGLKDSVGNTRFNPPSLRNVGRQTSFFHDGRALTLKDVFTKYKHQTNRTLTEVELNALLKYLTSL
- a CDS encoding S41 family peptidase, whose translation is MTQKQCCVLILAVGFISNGVFAFTENPENTSRNPKSLEERILTITDVVLQQHIDPPTRQEMILAGVKAIYYADNRQVPKGLSQRISNLTTSDQFIAFLKDVSAEFGKEQNLEAILTKGVLSSLPCGAHLIGAKNNRVQEQLAANRYVGVGIAISLNQHEGYPAIPSVIYNGPAWKAGIKPGTLILKVNDKSMKSKALTHVIQHLRGEAGSEVTISIRQPGSQVSHKVTMTRGRVFIPTVEGSRKISEGEWQYTLDTARDIALFRFRRIGPSTLHELRQIENKLRKENIKGIILDLRSGSGILHDTIIVADSFLDGGVIGHIQSLDSTQKHEARPGALFQSIPLVVLVNKYTSSSHVFLTAALQDNKRAIVVGEPTSGQTYVRSTVSLPNRNDKIVMATALMQRGDGTTLLTPRFRSLPSVSHTFEKTSKLKMKSGFILPDHPLPPSIVNSNIVRRGGNSKRLTTLPPLFEKAIEALKNDHTQVPSATTKRRVNKATSGS
- a CDS encoding serine/threonine protein kinase, yielding MSSEEPPQDDREFFSIAAKLNFISTEMAQDLTEEFAAGNSHPTQMILQKGLLDNVEIDIVQTLLHSTEIIPDYKILGVLGKGGMGVVYRAKQLSLDRIVALKTVLVSQMGNPNMASRFEREAVTVARLKHPNIIAAYDFGQHDNRLFLAMEFVDGKDVEKLIMQREYLDEATTLGIIRQVASGLSHAKQHGIVHRDIKPANLLLIEPPEWFPLPPGVPMIKIADFGLAFLTQDQNIQTRLTAANASVGSPHYMSPEQINGQEIDHRSDIYALGATMYHMLTGRPPFDGNTIPQIIAQKLNGEATLLSAGPHVISEQTTQLVKDMLALKPEARLDDYNCLIDRIDAALQERPTLQAGIGSSTDTVTTILERPHLQSQAMTTEVDQPVTSNRKRRYIMTATLSIVVLLLLVLLFFYPKQPKTPLRSMVPSGWSEPLFNGQTLGALPSSGSWTVDKDDEGAIVIAGTNGMIRRPLLRSNLPLENYKLLLFVRLNKASAVQLHFGIEQDQKGNGPYSVLRITPEQVILTEHRSPSSESSTPHSIQNTADQYHVIELEYQHGHWWVFFDDQLIGTVNTQQKPILPEVRLSVEGGPAWFSDLQIEELVPADREVISEN
- a CDS encoding GNAT family N-acetyltransferase, with translation MREISIRNVSEEDLEIIVDLNASEIHYTSLMDLERLRFLNSISEYHKVAMVDKILAGFLLVMRNDCGYVNDNFDWFASRYKSFLYIDRIVIDRNYRGLMLGSILYEDLFHFAQEERIPYIACEYNIVPLNKPSRSLHDKFSFRQVGTQWLYNHTKKVSLQIAKTFHNNTQ
- a CDS encoding peroxiredoxin family protein, with the translated sequence MSTFCCVRKIVLASICLQLVGCSDTPAPVNSPKPASNQTASYGYGGYGGYGDVNDIEFKDAVESNASVEQSFAGLEFIDTDGKPVQLSKFLGNKNLVLVFTRGFGGTICPYCSTQTSRLISNYESFADRNTEVVVVYPLSSDTDIPRWDEFLAVTRKKLSSPETPVPFPVLFDIELKAVNQLGIQRQLSKPATYILDPQGQIRFAYVGSTLADRPSIKAMLEQLDKLNSNKPATEDKPSK
- a CDS encoding sulfatase family protein, translated to MYRRNKNEKLIKFFLRFTFCLFYSSPVVSIAATPPNILLIVSEDNGPELGCYGDPYAQTPHLDRLASEGVRFENAFVPYSVCSPSRACFLTGLYPHQNGQIGLATHKFATYNSDIPNFVTLLKSNGYHTGLIGKLHVNPESAFPFDTHTIRGANFNRKQTVTDYAKEAAAFFVASKGKPWFLSVNFPDAHLPFIRKINGRPTKPVSEKDVKPMPWVGVNTPRLRKQVANYYNCLARLDEGVGLLLFELDKSGQSANTIVFYFGDHGAQFPRGKGTVYEGGLRVPLIIRWPGVAKAGQVRKELISTIDILPTALKAASIKAPTNLPGWDLKPLLINSKPSQWRQYLFGFTTGSFPRNSFIQHSLRDARYKLISSPRPGTENLDAGSYLDETHPHFVISGATAKDQSTANESVKQAFALWSRPPRYELYDLQKDPYEWNNLADDPAHAEIKSRLIKALIDLQERTRDPFLDQKNVDAFVKEQLANRDMKYRKQKNFRWSYLETFPQWRALE